One part of the Acinetobacter sp. XS-4 genome encodes these proteins:
- a CDS encoding ABC transporter substrate-binding protein, whose protein sequence is MRQNKLTNKKRLLSSLIGAIVLGTLGCGSKTETVRVAIGTQDTTINCATGGLLIRELNLLPKYLPKDGEYKNVKYDIQWKNFTSGAPLTSEMVAGRLDLGAMADFPAVNNLAAFKKAGKESIFLTPLSGSINGSGNAIVVPIDSKVTSLKELKGQTISVPFASTAHGLLLRAIQAEGWQLDKDIKVIAQAPEVAGPALKSHKIAAHADFVPFGELFAYQGFAKKIYDGSQAKSPTFHGSLASKDYAQQHPEVIKAYLQATIEANRLIREQPEKYSEFIAEKTGIPAEVVYLFHGPLGLQTRDLTWKPEYRKATQIAIDTLKVLGKNDGTLDVNKFIDDQYIKDAFQASGLNYSQQLADYAKSPLVANDALTGQPIKTFDRVTQIWVKGEEKVRSYETPEHAFSDLKKVQAVGKTVRVVYSQDHQSDIKLLANLAWYATDKAGQIQAFLLKDDAEKWAKQQGGKVYDFKAIQLVTQS, encoded by the coding sequence ATGAGACAAAATAAATTGACCAATAAAAAACGATTACTCAGTAGCTTAATTGGTGCCATTGTACTTGGCACTTTGGGGTGCGGCAGTAAAACAGAAACTGTTCGTGTAGCCATTGGCACGCAAGACACCACCATTAACTGTGCAACAGGTGGGTTGCTCATTCGTGAATTGAATTTATTACCAAAATATTTACCCAAAGATGGTGAATACAAGAATGTTAAATATGATATTCAATGGAAAAACTTTACCTCTGGTGCACCACTTACTAGTGAGATGGTGGCAGGGCGTCTAGATTTGGGAGCAATGGCTGACTTTCCTGCTGTTAATAATTTAGCGGCATTTAAAAAAGCTGGAAAAGAAAGCATATTTTTAACACCTTTGTCAGGCAGTATTAATGGTAGCGGCAATGCGATTGTTGTTCCAATTGATTCAAAAGTAACTTCACTTAAAGAGCTAAAGGGGCAGACTATTTCTGTACCTTTTGCCTCAACTGCTCACGGACTATTATTGCGAGCAATTCAAGCTGAAGGTTGGCAACTTGATAAAGATATTAAAGTGATTGCTCAGGCGCCAGAAGTGGCGGGGCCTGCATTAAAAAGTCATAAGATTGCTGCGCATGCTGATTTCGTACCATTTGGAGAGTTATTTGCTTACCAAGGCTTTGCTAAAAAAATCTATGATGGTTCACAAGCAAAATCACCTACATTTCATGGTTCGCTTGCCAGCAAAGATTATGCACAGCAGCATCCAGAAGTTATAAAGGCTTATTTACAAGCAACCATTGAAGCAAATCGTTTGATTCGCGAACAACCTGAAAAATATAGTGAATTTATTGCTGAAAAAACCGGTATTCCTGCCGAAGTTGTCTATCTCTTCCATGGTCCATTAGGTTTGCAAACTCGTGACTTAACTTGGAAACCTGAATATCGAAAAGCGACTCAAATTGCGATAGACACCTTAAAAGTTTTAGGCAAAAACGACGGTACGCTTGATGTAAATAAATTTATTGATGACCAATATATTAAGGATGCATTTCAGGCATCTGGACTTAATTACAGCCAGCAACTGGCTGACTATGCAAAATCACCTTTGGTTGCCAATGACGCTTTAACGGGCCAACCCATCAAAACATTTGATCGGGTGACTCAAATTTGGGTAAAGGGTGAAGAAAAAGTGCGTAGCTATGAAACACCTGAGCATGCATTTTCTGATTTAAAGAAAGTTCAAGCAGTTGGAAAAACGGTGCGTGTGGTTTATAGCCAAGATCATCAGTCCGACATTAAGTTACTTGCCAATCTGGCATGGTATGCCACAGATAAAGCAGGACAAATTCAGGCCTTTTTATTAAAAGATGATGCTGAAAAATGGGCTAAACAACAAGGCGGAAAAGTATATGACTTTAAAGCTATTCAGCTTGTAACACAGAGCTGA
- a CDS encoding ABC transporter permease has product MSSLVQTKSKNQSTFLIKFFQQLRLYPAHLKSYAIAFTSIAFWIVIWQGLAQFKINLGIVNFSNVPTPLDVIHALWAFFQLSTAFEHVESSVFRVVVGFVLAALIGVGIGLLAGHYQKLAAFLMPPLEVLRPIPAVAWIPLAILIFPSSEASMIFITFIGALFPILLNTVHGVGAVDPRLVASAKSLGASDLAIIYEVIIPGALPNIITGLSIGMGTCWFCLVTAEMISGQHGIGYFTWESFTLQNYSNIVVGMVLIGALGMFSSTLVRVIGNQFTPWYQLRKS; this is encoded by the coding sequence ATGAGTAGTTTAGTCCAAACAAAATCTAAAAACCAAAGTACATTTTTGATTAAATTTTTCCAACAATTGAGGTTATATCCGGCGCATTTAAAAAGCTATGCCATTGCTTTTACATCTATAGCTTTCTGGATAGTCATTTGGCAAGGGCTTGCTCAGTTTAAAATAAATTTAGGTATTGTGAACTTTAGCAATGTCCCGACACCTTTAGATGTCATTCATGCGCTGTGGGCTTTCTTTCAACTCAGCACTGCATTTGAACATGTTGAATCTAGTGTCTTTCGCGTAGTGGTTGGTTTTGTGCTAGCGGCTTTAATTGGTGTAGGTATTGGTTTGTTAGCAGGACATTATCAAAAACTTGCTGCATTTCTAATGCCGCCATTAGAAGTACTACGTCCAATTCCAGCAGTTGCATGGATTCCTTTAGCGATTCTGATTTTTCCATCATCGGAAGCTTCCATGATTTTTATTACCTTTATTGGGGCCTTATTTCCAATTTTATTAAACACCGTACATGGTGTTGGTGCAGTTGACCCAAGGCTCGTTGCGTCAGCGAAAAGTCTAGGTGCTTCTGATCTAGCTATCATTTATGAAGTCATTATTCCGGGGGCATTACCTAACATTATTACGGGTTTATCCATTGGAATGGGCACTTGTTGGTTCTGTTTAGTGACTGCCGAAATGATTTCAGGCCAACATGGAATTGGATACTTCACATGGGAGTCTTTCACCTTGCAAAACTATAGCAATATCGTGGTTGGCATGGTGCTGATAGGAGCGTTAGGTATGTTTAGCAGCACCTTGGTGCGTGTGATTGGAAACCAATTTACCCCATGGTACCAACTGAGGAAATCATAA
- a CDS encoding ABC transporter ATP-binding protein translates to MSITQGHVRIQNLSLHLGQAKNRFQALDRVNFEIQPGEFICLLGPSGCGKSTLLGALAGHLPISSGTLTVDNESILEPHPDRGLVFQQHTLFPWKSVLENIAFGLKMKGIAKQKRIEQAKKMIDLVGLKGFEHKFPAELSGGMQQRVEIARVLINQPRILLMDEPFGALDAQTRLKMQMLLLEIWQEIQTSVLFITHDIDEALFLADRVLIMSHRPGRIIEEIPLKFERPRDVELVTSSEFTAIKKHCIQTLKEATQQEELSRLNPLGLGKKSQIKEYE, encoded by the coding sequence ATGTCAATTACACAAGGCCATGTGCGTATTCAAAATCTATCGCTACATTTAGGGCAAGCTAAAAATCGTTTTCAGGCATTAGATCGGGTTAATTTCGAAATACAACCGGGCGAGTTTATATGTCTACTTGGCCCATCTGGTTGCGGTAAATCCACATTATTAGGTGCTTTGGCAGGACATTTACCGATTAGTTCTGGGACCTTAACGGTCGATAATGAATCTATCCTTGAACCACACCCAGACAGAGGTTTGGTGTTCCAGCAACATACCTTATTTCCATGGAAAAGCGTGCTTGAAAATATTGCCTTTGGTTTAAAAATGAAAGGCATCGCCAAACAAAAGCGTATTGAACAAGCTAAGAAAATGATTGATCTGGTCGGGCTTAAAGGTTTTGAACATAAATTTCCAGCTGAACTTTCTGGTGGCATGCAGCAACGAGTTGAAATTGCGAGAGTACTGATTAATCAACCCCGTATTTTATTAATGGATGAGCCTTTTGGTGCTTTAGATGCTCAAACTCGTTTAAAAATGCAAATGCTATTACTCGAAATTTGGCAAGAAATCCAAACGTCGGTTTTATTTATTACCCACGATATTGATGAGGCACTTTTTTTAGCTGACCGAGTCTTGATTATGAGTCATAGACCAGGGCGAATTATTGAAGAAATTCCGCTTAAGTTTGAACGTCCAAGAGACGTTGAGCTTGTAACAAGTAGTGAATTTACAGCTATTAAAAAACATTGCATCCAGACTTTAAAAGAAGCCACTCAACAAGAAGAGTTAAGCCGCTTAAATCCTCTAGGGCTTGGAAAGAAATCACAAATTAAGGAATACGAATGA
- a CDS encoding ferredoxin family protein gives MAFIFKEVQHRTVAPVIIDEDKCIADKGCTVCVDVCPMDLLAIDPITQKAFMQFDECWYCMPCEKDCPTDAVKVNIPYLLK, from the coding sequence TAAAGAAGTTCAACACCGTACTGTCGCACCCGTCATTATCGATGAAGATAAATGTATTGCTGATAAAGGGTGCACAGTCTGTGTCGATGTTTGTCCAATGGACTTATTAGCAATCGATCCAATAACTCAAAAAGCTTTCATGCAGTTTGATGAATGTTGGTACTGCATGCCTTGTGAAAAAGACTGCCCAACGGATGCAGTCAAAGTAAATATCCCATATCTACTCAAATAA
- a CDS encoding HEAT repeat domain-containing protein, producing the protein MSFYYQALDDLDEYNQEFLAQLNHTDEKIRFVALMNIGDEENPDLLPWLHAALQHDSSALVREEAAKKLESWEDPTSLQVLAQALFDTDVNVKQAASQSLSEVKNAASAQILAPYLKHTDTFALGAILRALKPLRPQQLFTEISALVHHEDALVRREAVSALSWLQQDQAIRILAKTAETDVDDEVRRIATGGLAYSQSISAGVIQALQHSLTSESWQLRVEAALTIGKLHIVQLEAPLIHALSDLYWQVRIAAVRSLGLLKSRLAVAHLSDNFNHEISNLRKEVALALGEIGTSEAQNLLEQHQNDSDPEVRKAIRIGLNQIGEVKYASQT; encoded by the coding sequence ATGAGTTTTTATTATCAAGCTTTAGATGACCTCGATGAATATAATCAGGAATTTCTTGCACAGCTTAATCACACAGATGAAAAGATTCGCTTTGTCGCTTTAATGAATATTGGCGATGAAGAAAATCCAGATTTACTCCCGTGGTTACATGCTGCATTGCAACATGACTCTTCAGCTTTAGTTCGTGAAGAGGCGGCAAAAAAGTTAGAAAGTTGGGAGGATCCAACCAGTTTACAAGTATTGGCTCAAGCTTTATTTGATACAGATGTGAATGTGAAACAAGCTGCCAGTCAAAGTTTAAGTGAAGTAAAAAATGCGGCATCAGCTCAAATACTGGCCCCTTATTTAAAGCATACGGATACTTTTGCTCTTGGTGCAATTTTACGTGCTTTAAAACCTTTACGACCACAGCAATTATTCACAGAGATATCTGCTTTGGTACATCATGAAGATGCTCTTGTGCGCCGTGAGGCAGTCAGCGCATTAAGTTGGTTACAACAAGACCAAGCGATTAGGATATTGGCGAAAACTGCTGAAACAGATGTAGATGATGAGGTTCGCCGCATTGCAACAGGTGGTTTGGCCTATAGTCAGAGCATATCAGCTGGGGTTATCCAAGCACTTCAACATTCTTTGACTTCGGAAAGTTGGCAACTAAGAGTCGAAGCTGCACTTACGATTGGAAAATTACATATCGTTCAGCTCGAAGCTCCCTTAATTCATGCTTTATCTGACTTATATTGGCAAGTACGTATTGCCGCAGTTCGAAGCTTAGGGTTACTCAAGTCGCGTCTGGCAGTTGCTCATTTGTCTGATAACTTTAATCATGAAATTAGCAATTTACGTAAAGAGGTTGCTTTAGCACTCGGTGAAATTGGCACATCAGAAGCTCAGAATCTATTAGAACAACATCAAAATGACTCCGACCCAGAAGTACGAAAAGCGATTCGTATTGGATTAAATCAAATTGGTGAGGTGAAGTATGCAAGTCAGACCTGA
- a CDS encoding aspartate ammonia-lyase: protein MMNAEITTRIEKDLIGYREINNNDYYGVQTLRALENFNLTQSKVGNFPHLIKALAMVKLACAEANYNLKSLDQTKFEAIEYSCNQLIRGNFHDQFPIDMMQGGAGTSTNMNANEVLANVALEYMGHSKGQYQYLHPNNDINMSQSTNDVYPTAIRLGLLLNLDELNLPFNNLILSFRNKSQEFAHILKMGRTQLQDAVPMTLGQEFGAFAVTLQKDLEQINTLIPNVLAYMNLGGTAIGTGITTEYSYRELAIQALAKISGKKIKSAPDLIEATSDMGDFVLLSGLLKRTATKLSKIANDLRLLSSGPRTGINEINLEARQPGSSIMPGKVNPVIPEAMNLACFQIIANDLAVTLAAEAGQLQLNAMEPLIAFKLFESMDLLGNAMAMFQSKCIDTITANPEHCKALVENSIGIVTALNPYLGYETTTRIAKTANETGQSVLALVQNEGLLSAQVLDDILSINNMVKPKMSA, encoded by the coding sequence ATGATGAACGCTGAAATTACCACCCGTATTGAGAAGGATCTTATTGGTTATAGAGAAATCAATAATAATGATTATTACGGAGTTCAAACATTACGTGCTTTAGAAAACTTTAACTTAACCCAAAGCAAAGTTGGAAATTTCCCTCATTTAATTAAAGCATTAGCAATGGTAAAGCTTGCTTGTGCCGAAGCTAACTATAATCTAAAAAGCTTAGATCAAACTAAATTTGAAGCGATTGAATACAGTTGTAATCAACTTATTCGTGGTAATTTTCACGACCAGTTCCCGATTGATATGATGCAAGGTGGTGCTGGTACTTCAACCAATATGAATGCAAATGAAGTATTGGCGAATGTTGCTTTAGAATATATGGGACATTCTAAAGGTCAATATCAATATCTACATCCAAATAACGACATCAACATGTCGCAGTCAACAAATGACGTGTACCCTACTGCGATTCGCTTAGGTTTGTTATTAAACTTAGATGAGCTAAATCTTCCTTTTAATAACTTAATTTTAAGTTTCCGTAATAAATCTCAAGAGTTTGCTCACATCTTAAAAATGGGTCGTACTCAGTTACAAGATGCTGTACCTATGACGTTAGGTCAAGAGTTTGGCGCTTTTGCGGTAACTTTACAAAAAGATCTTGAACAAATTAATACGCTTATTCCAAATGTTTTAGCTTATATGAACCTTGGTGGTACGGCGATTGGTACGGGAATTACCACTGAATATAGTTACCGTGAACTTGCGATTCAAGCACTTGCAAAAATTTCTGGTAAGAAAATTAAGTCTGCTCCTGATCTAATCGAAGCAACTTCAGATATGGGTGACTTTGTTCTTTTATCTGGTTTATTAAAGCGTACAGCAACTAAACTTTCAAAAATTGCTAACGACTTGCGTTTACTTTCAAGTGGTCCACGTACTGGTATCAATGAAATTAACTTAGAAGCACGTCAACCGGGTAGTTCGATCATGCCAGGTAAAGTAAACCCAGTTATTCCTGAAGCGATGAACCTTGCTTGCTTCCAGATTATTGCAAATGATTTGGCTGTAACTTTAGCTGCTGAAGCTGGTCAATTACAGTTGAATGCAATGGAACCACTTATTGCATTCAAACTATTTGAATCTATGGATTTGCTTGGTAACGCGATGGCAATGTTCCAAAGTAAATGTATTGATACGATTACTGCGAACCCTGAGCACTGTAAAGCGTTAGTTGAAAACTCAATTGGTATTGTGACTGCACTTAACCCATATTTAGGTTATGAAACTACAACTCGTATTGCTAAAACTGCAAACGAAACTGGACAAAGTGTATTGGCACTCGTTCAGAACGAAGGCTTATTATCAGCACAAGTGCTTGATGATATCTTGTCGATTAATAATATGGTTAAACCAAAAATGTCGGCTTAA
- a CDS encoding gamma-butyrobetaine hydroxylase-like domain-containing protein, whose translation MQVRPDIRVDTTNKQVHFIWTDGLSVSLGYQNLREICPCGFCRAKRIKQIKIEDQNVEVTAMFDQGYGAQICFSDGHDKGIFPWAFLKEFAKC comes from the coding sequence ATGCAAGTCAGACCTGATATTCGTGTCGATACTACAAATAAGCAGGTGCACTTTATCTGGACCGATGGTTTAAGCGTATCTCTGGGTTATCAAAATTTAAGAGAAATTTGCCCATGTGGCTTTTGCCGAGCGAAGCGAATTAAGCAAATTAAAATTGAAGATCAAAATGTTGAAGTGACAGCTATGTTCGACCAAGGATATGGGGCCCAAATTTGTTTTAGTGATGGGCATGATAAAGGGATTTTTCCGTGGGCTTTTTTAAAAGAATTTGCTAAGTGCTAA
- a CDS encoding MFS transporter, which yields MTYTKEEKSSRIRGIVGAASGNLVEWFDFYIYAVFAAYFTQALTAPDMDSTTKSIYVWGVFAASFFMRPIGSWIFGRIADRHGRKKSMIVSICLMALSSFLFAALPTYDQVGLFAPFLLLVVRLLQGLSVGGEYGAVATYMSELGLKGQRGFYSSFQYVTLSGGQLLASLLGVILLTFLSEEQLLNGGWRIPFIIGGIAAIVSLLARSRLEETLSHQDSERKESGSLRELFKKHWKTFLLVVGYTSAGSLTFYVETVYSKTYLTNLGMDGKTVGYIMTFALFVYMCAQPVFGSISDRIGRRSSMLAFSLLSAIFIYPVMAIGMPNYIDSPIIIALLLIFMMMILSFYTSISGLVKAEMFPPHVRALGVGFSYAVGNAIFGGSAPSVALQFKAAGIENTFFIYVIVMLIICFLCSLALPKKPDYLEHDH from the coding sequence ATGACATATACTAAGGAAGAAAAGAGCAGCAGAATACGAGGGATTGTAGGCGCAGCTTCAGGTAATTTGGTCGAATGGTTCGACTTTTATATCTATGCAGTATTTGCTGCTTATTTTACTCAAGCTCTGACTGCACCAGACATGGATAGCACAACCAAATCAATTTATGTTTGGGGTGTATTTGCAGCAAGCTTTTTTATGCGTCCTATTGGTAGCTGGATATTTGGGCGCATTGCAGACCGACATGGTCGAAAAAAATCAATGATTGTCTCTATTTGCTTAATGGCTTTGAGTTCATTTTTATTTGCAGCCTTACCAACTTATGACCAAGTTGGCTTATTTGCCCCTTTTCTTTTACTGGTAGTGCGCTTACTTCAAGGTCTATCGGTGGGTGGTGAATATGGTGCAGTAGCAACATACATGAGTGAATTAGGCTTAAAGGGTCAACGTGGTTTTTACTCCTCTTTCCAATACGTCACCCTTTCTGGTGGCCAGTTACTCGCCAGCTTACTCGGTGTAATTTTATTAACGTTTTTGAGTGAGGAACAATTACTTAATGGCGGTTGGCGTATTCCATTTATTATTGGTGGTATTGCTGCAATTGTATCTTTACTCGCACGGAGCCGCTTAGAGGAAACGCTTTCTCATCAAGACAGTGAGCGCAAAGAGTCTGGTAGCTTAAGAGAACTCTTTAAAAAGCATTGGAAAACCTTTTTATTGGTGGTTGGTTATACTTCTGCGGGTTCATTAACTTTTTATGTTGAAACTGTTTATTCAAAAACCTATTTAACTAATTTAGGGATGGATGGAAAAACCGTTGGTTATATTATGACCTTCGCACTATTTGTCTATATGTGTGCTCAACCTGTATTTGGTTCGATTTCTGATCGTATTGGGCGACGTTCTTCAATGCTGGCATTTAGCTTATTATCTGCGATTTTTATCTATCCAGTGATGGCAATTGGAATGCCTAATTATATAGATTCACCGATCATCATTGCCTTGCTACTGATTTTTATGATGATGATTTTGAGTTTCTATACATCTATTAGTGGCTTAGTAAAAGCTGAAATGTTCCCACCTCACGTACGTGCACTCGGGGTAGGATTTTCATATGCGGTGGGTAATGCTATTTTTGGCGGTTCTGCACCTTCGGTTGCTTTGCAATTCAAAGCTGCTGGAATTGAAAATACCTTCTTTATTTATGTCATTGTCATGCTGATTATCTGTTTCTTGTGTAGCCTTGCGCTTCCGAAAAAACCAGACTATTTAGAACATGATCATTAA